Below is a genomic region from Actinomadura sp. NAK00032.
GAGCGTCAGCAGGTAGGGCAGGTCGCCGATGGCCGGGAACTGGACGCCGCCCATGCACTCGATCGGTGCGGAGCCCCGGAACCGCCGCAGGTCGAGCTCGACCGGCTGCGGGAAGCGGGACAGGTTGTTCACGCAGAGGACGGTGTCCATGCCGCCCCACTGGTTGGTGTCCGACCCGTCGATCTCGCGGGTGAAGGCGAGGACGGAGGGGTTGGAGGCGGAGAGTTCGACGTAGGAGCCGACGCCGAAGACGGGGTGGCGCTGCCGGATCTCGATCATTTTGCGGGTCCAGTGCAGCAGGGAGCCGGGGTTGTTGGCCTGGGCTTCGACGTTGACGGCCTGGTAGCCGTAGATGGGGTCCATGATGACGGGGAGGTAGAGGCGGGCGGGGTCGCAGGTGGAGAAGCCGGCGTTGCGGTCGGGGGTCCATTGCATGGGGGTGCGGACGGCGTCGCGGTCGCCGAGCCAGATGTTGTCGCCCATGCCGATCTCGTCGCCGTAGTACAGGACGGGTGAGCCGGGGAGGGAGAGCAGGAGGGCGGTGAAGAGTTCGAGTTGGTTGCGGTCGTTGTCCAGGAGGGGGGCCAGGCGGCGGCGGATGCCGATGTTGGCTTTCATGCGGGGGTCTTTGGCGTATTCGGTGTACATGTAGTCGCGTTCTTCGTCGGTGACCATCTCCAGGGTGAGTTCGTCGTGGTTGCGCAGGAAGATTCCCCATTGGCAGGATTCGGGGATTTTGGGGGTCTGGGCCATGATCTCGGAGATGGGGTAGCGCTGTTCGCGGCGGACGGCCATGAAGATGCGGGGCATGACGGGGAAGTGGAAGGCCATGTGGCATTCGTCGCCGCCGGCGGCGGGGTCGCCGAAGTACTCGACGACGTCGGCGGGCCATTGGTTGGCTTCGGCGAGCAGGACGCGGTCGGGGTAGAGGCGGTCGACTTCGGCGCGGACGCGTTTGAGGTAGGTGTGGGTTTCGGGGAGGTTCTCGCAGTTGGTGCCTTCGCGGGCGTACAGGTAGGGGACGGCGTCGAGGCGGAATCCGTCGATGCCCAGGTCGAGCCAGAAGCGCAGGTTCTCCAGCATGGCGTCCTGGACGTCGGGGTTGTCGTAGTTGAGGTCGGGTTGGTGGGTGAAGAAGCGGTGCCAGTAGTACTGGCCGCGGACGGGGTCGTAGGTCCAGTTGGACTGCTCGGTGTCGACGAAGATGATGCGGGCGTCGGGGTAGCCGGTGTCGTCGTCGGCCCACATGTAGAAGTCGCCGAAGGGGCCGTCGGGGTCGGTGCGGGAGGCCTGGAACCAGGGGTGCTGGTCGGAGGTGTGGTTCATCACCAGGTCCGCGATCACCCGGATACCGCGCGCGTGCGCTTCCTCCACCAGTTCCACGAAATCCCCC
It encodes:
- the treS gene encoding maltose alpha-D-glucosyltransferase translates to METVPASSEPVPDAFSPETPRDPHWFKTAVFYEVSVRGFADSNNDGYGDLRGLISRLDHLQWLGIDCLWLLPIYQSPLKDGGYDIAEYTRILPDFGELGDFVELVEEAHARGIRVIADLVMNHTSDQHPWFQASRTDPDGPFGDFYMWADDDTGYPDARIIFVDTEQSNWTYDPVRGQYYWHRFFTHQPDLNYDNPDVQDAMLENLRFWLDLGIDGFRLDAVPYLYAREGTNCENLPETHTYLKRVRAEVDRLYPDRVLLAEANQWPADVVEYFGDPAAGGDECHMAFHFPVMPRIFMAVRREQRYPISEIMAQTPKIPESCQWGIFLRNHDELTLEMVTDEERDYMYTEYAKDPRMKANIGIRRRLAPLLDNDRNQLELFTALLLSLPGSPVLYYGDEIGMGDNIWLGDRDAVRTPMQWTPDRNAGFSTCDPARLYLPVIMDPIYGYQAVNVEAQANNPGSLLHWTRKMIEIRQRHPVFGVGSYVELSASNPSVLAFTREIDGSDTNQWGGMDTVLCVNNLSRFPQPVELDLRRFRGSAPIECMGGVQFPAIGDLPYLLTLPGHGFYWFLLPPPPAEREPGEGVM